One genomic window of Methanomassiliicoccales archaeon includes the following:
- the glpA gene encoding anaerobic glycerol-3-phosphate dehydrogenase subunit A produces MRCEALVIGGGATGAGIARDLSMRGVEVILLERGDFSAGATGRSHGMLHSGARYAVKDPDSARECAIENEVLKRIAPFCIEDTGGIFLGIDDSYASYLDTFMKGCSNTGVKAEEITVREAMEREPLISPSTRVAVSVLDAYIDPFFLTQANVAEARAMGAEVRNHCEVAGMDLWEDTVMEVRIRDRRSTSLNVIKPEMVVNATGAWSSRIASMAGLEIPIRVDKGSLVIMDGRKVNGLVNRLRLPSDGDIIVPSHSSSIVGTTCDEVPSPDDCVATIDEVKLLIHQAAEMVPSIGEARAVRAYAGIRPLPAEADEGRDISRTFKLIDHSQDGVVNMVSIIGGKLTTYRLMAEKASDLVIEKLGNRGKCRTASQEIGGECSDHEFDLISDLQAGRMAAKYGAACRDIAVMCSRTLRGRELLCSCEQVLRGEAEYFAQTEDVLNIADLLRRTRAGMGYCQSGMCVTRSLSVLEESGGDPLPLVQDFLEERWKGIQPVLFDTQLRQELLKVQLFKSLSLEWKGGEGH; encoded by the coding sequence TTGCGGTGTGAGGCACTGGTGATCGGTGGCGGCGCCACAGGCGCGGGAATTGCCCGTGACCTTTCCATGAGAGGAGTAGAGGTCATATTGCTAGAGAGAGGGGACTTCTCAGCCGGCGCCACGGGTCGAAGTCACGGCATGCTCCACAGCGGCGCTCGTTATGCGGTAAAGGACCCCGATTCCGCAAGGGAGTGTGCCATTGAGAATGAGGTACTGAAACGGATCGCTCCTTTCTGCATTGAGGATACCGGGGGAATTTTCCTGGGTATCGACGACTCCTATGCGAGCTACTTGGACACCTTCATGAAGGGCTGTTCGAACACTGGTGTGAAGGCTGAGGAGATCACTGTCAGGGAGGCTATGGAGAGAGAGCCCCTGATCTCTCCCAGCACCCGGGTGGCCGTATCTGTTCTGGACGCATACATTGACCCGTTCTTCCTCACACAAGCGAATGTGGCGGAGGCGCGGGCCATGGGCGCAGAGGTTCGCAACCACTGTGAGGTGGCGGGTATGGATCTCTGGGAGGATACCGTGATGGAGGTCCGGATCAGGGACAGAAGGTCAACCTCGTTAAACGTGATAAAACCCGAGATGGTGGTCAACGCCACTGGAGCCTGGAGCTCCCGCATCGCATCCATGGCCGGCCTGGAGATACCGATCCGGGTGGACAAGGGATCCCTGGTCATAATGGACGGCAGGAAGGTGAACGGGTTGGTCAACAGGCTCCGTCTTCCCTCCGATGGTGACATCATCGTCCCAAGTCACTCCAGCAGTATCGTCGGTACAACCTGTGATGAGGTGCCAAGTCCTGATGATTGTGTGGCCACCATCGATGAGGTCAAGCTCCTGATCCATCAGGCGGCCGAGATGGTACCATCAATTGGAGAGGCCAGGGCGGTCAGGGCATACGCAGGCATCAGGCCTCTTCCTGCCGAAGCGGATGAGGGAAGGGACATCAGCCGCACCTTCAAGCTCATCGATCACTCCCAGGACGGGGTGGTCAACATGGTGAGCATCATCGGTGGGAAACTGACCACGTACCGACTGATGGCAGAGAAGGCATCCGACCTGGTGATAGAAAAACTGGGGAACAGGGGAAAGTGCCGGACCGCATCTCAAGAAATCGGAGGAGAGTGCTCCGATCACGAATTCGATCTCATCTCGGATCTCCAGGCGGGAAGGATGGCCGCCAAGTATGGAGCCGCATGCAGGGACATAGCCGTTATGTGCTCCCGCACCCTGAGGGGCAGGGAGCTGCTTTGCTCCTGCGAGCAGGTACTGAGGGGGGAAGCCGAATATTTCGCCCAGACGGAGGATGTGTTGAACATAGCAGATCTTCTAAGAAGGACCAGGGCCGGCATGGGATACTGCCAGTCCGGCATGTGTGTGACCAGGTCCCTTTCCGTCCTGGAGGAATCGGGGGGTGATCCTTTGCCTCTAGTCCAGGACTTCTTGGAAGAAAGGTGGAAGGGTATTCAACCAGTTCTTTTCGACACACAGTTGAGGCAAGAACTTCTCAAGGTTCAACTCTTCAAATCATTGTCATTGGAATGGAAAGGGGGTGAGGGCCATTAG